A window of the Lactuca sativa cultivar Salinas chromosome 7, Lsat_Salinas_v11, whole genome shotgun sequence genome harbors these coding sequences:
- the LOC111907485 gene encoding cysteine-rich repeat secretory protein 1 translates to MKSIISIAFLLQAIINTVNLVTAQFPAEPVFKCRDTGNYTTRTDYSRNLKVALNTVGNMDTYNGGSFNSSIGVNEAAHVMVLCSGISTHWGGNCKDCIHKLTVQLSIKCMDQKEAVMWGSNCMIHFSDRKILGALDDWSRFTLPDNQKGSLANKPADLDHIMHFLCID, encoded by the coding sequence ATGAAATCCATAATTTCAATAGCGTTTCTTCTTCAAGCAATCATCAACACTGTTAATCTGGTCACAGCTCAATTCCCCGCAGAGCCTGTCTTCAAATGCAGAGACACAGGCAACTACACAACAAGGACTGATTACAGCAGAAACCTCAAAGTCGCATTGAATACGGTCGGCAATATGGACACGTATAATGGCGGATCATTCAATTCATCCATAGGCGTGAACGAAGCAGCACATGTCATGGTCCTTTGCTCCGGTATTTCTACCCATTGGGGTGGAAACTGTAAGGACTGTATACACAAGTTGACCGTTCAACTTTCAATCAAGTGCATGGATCAAAAAGAGGCTGTGATGTGGGGTTCAAATTGTATGATACATTTCTCTGATCGTAAAATATTAGGAGCTCTTGATGATTGGTCTCGGTTCACTTTACCAGATAATCAAAAAGGAAGTCTTGCGAACAAGCCAGCTGACTTAGACCACATTATGCATTTTTTATGCATAGATTAA